In Anopheles gambiae chromosome 2, idAnoGambNW_F1_1, whole genome shotgun sequence, a single window of DNA contains:
- the LOC133390934 gene encoding threonylcarbamoyl-AMP synthase, whose translation MFFSNIISSVLTRLVVSSMKQTHKHRYSTRTSQNYTDANRKPYTLRYAPKDVKEQESKVISTIRKDAKAIAVAKLQAGEVIAIPTDTVYGLTCSANNPEAIHRLYNIKGRHELKPVAICVASIEDVRQWGETDHLNDELLGELFPGAVTLVVRRSSKLNNPALNPGVANIGIRITENKFIQHVCEAFQQPIALTSANKSSSKSTLNVEEFKELWGELGAVFDGGQLGLSEEQRAASTVIDLSEPERYKIIRWGVSVEKIIKTVERHNFRAVE comes from the coding sequence ATGTTTTTCAGCAACATTATTAGTAGTGTACTCACGCGCCTAGTAGTAAGCAgtatgaaacaaacacacaaacacaggtaCAGTACTCGTACTAGTCAAAACTATACCGACGCTAACAGAAAACCGTACACATTGCGGTACGCACCGAAAGATGTGAAGGAGCAGGAGTCGAAGGTAATATCGACTATCCGTAAGGATGCAAAAGCGATAGCAGTGGCAAAGCTACAGGCAGGTGAAGTGATTGCAATTCCTACAGATACCGTGTATGGGCTTACCTGCAGTGCCAACAATCCGGAAGCAATACACCGGTTGTACAATATTAAGGGCCGGCATGAGCTAAAACCCGTCGCCATATGTGTGGCCAGCATAGAGGATGTGCGGCAGTGGGGCGAAACGGACCATCTAAATGATGAGCTTTTGGGTGAACTTTTCCCCGGAGCGGTAACGCTCGTGGTGCGAAGATCGTCGAAATTAAACAATCCCGCGCTGAACCCGGGTGTGGCAAACATTGGCATAAGAATTACGGAAAACAAATTCATACAGCATGTGTGTGAAGCGTTTCAGCAGCCGATAGCACTGACCAGTGCTAACAAAAGCTCCAgcaaaagcactctgaatgtGGAAGAGTTTAAAGAACTGTGGGGTGAGCTGGGGGCCGTGTTCGATGGAGGTCAGTTAGGTTTGTCGGAGGAGCAAAGGGCCGCGTCCACGGTGATTGATCTATCCGAACCGGAGCGCTACAAGATCATTCGTTGGGGTGTTTCAGTggaaaaaattattaaaacagTTGAAAGGCATAACTTTCGAGCAGTGGAGTAG
- the LOC1269785 gene encoding DNA-directed RNA polymerase III subunit RPC10: MLMFCPTCGNLLLVEESTDSLRFSCNTCPYICKIRRTISSRIYPTLKEVDHVMGGSAAWENVDSTDAVCPSCSHNRAYFMQMQTRSADEPMTTFYKCCNQTCGHNWRD; this comes from the exons ATGTTGATGTTCTGTCCCACATGCGGTAATCTACTGCTGGTGGAAGAGAGCACCGACTCGCTCAGGTTTTCCTGCAACACGTGTCCATACATCTGCAAGATCCGGAGAACTATTTCCAGCCGCATCTACCCCACGCTGAAG GAGGTAGACCATGTGATGGGCGGTTCCGCAGCATGGGAGAACGTTGACTCAACCGATGCCGTATGCCCTTCCTGCTCACATAATCGAGCTTACTTTATGCAAATGCAGACCCGTTCGGCGGACGAACCGATGACCACGTTTTACAAGTGCTGCAACCAAACGTGTGGTCATAATTGGCGCGATTAA
- the LOC1269784 gene encoding mitochondrial inner membrane protease subunit 2: protein MRFPTFLKSLLLGVPVGVTLLDCVGYVARVEGVSMQPALNPDATVTDYVFLSRWAVRNMDVQRGDIISLISPKDPTQKIIKRVVALQGDVISTLGYKLPYVTVPEGHCWVEGDHTGNSLDSNTFGPVSLGLVTARATQIVWPPSRWQQLPSTVPKTREPIAMGKRPAAVASSRSVSNSSSSSNPIGEVH from the exons ATGCGGTTCCCAACCTTCCTCAAATCGCTGCTGCTCGGTGTCCCGGTCGGGGTCACCCTGCTCGACTGTGTTGGGTATGTGGCACGGGTCGAAGGTGTTTCGATGCAGCCGGCCCTGAATCCGGATGCCACCGTCACGGATTATGTGTTCCTGTCACGCTGGGCCGTGCGCAACATGGACGTGCAGCGCGGGGACATCATCTCGCTCATCTCACCGAAGGATCCGACCCAGAAGATTATCAAACGCGTCGTCGCACTGCAGGGAGATGTGATCTCCACCCTAGGCTATAAGCTACCGTACGTGACGGTCCCGGAAGGACATTGCTGGGTTGAAGGGGATCATACAG GTAATTCACTAGATAGCAATACTTTCGGTCCCGTCTCACTAGGACTGGTAACTGCCCGGGCAACACAGATCGTTTGGCCACCATCCCGCTGGCAACAGTTGCCCTCGACCGTACCAAAGACGAGAGAGCCGATTGCGATGGGCAAACGGCCGGCTGCAGTAGCCAGCAGTAGATCCGTtagcaatagcagcagcagtagcaatcCAATAGGAGAAGTGCATTGA
- the LOC1269783 gene encoding poly(A)-specific ribonuclease PARN isoform X2 produces MDITKQNFLEQLPSIREAIQNATFFAMDCEFTGLASDRTIFPFDTPEEVYLKMVENSPPYIIVQFGLCAFRVEPPGEEEENEKKDGQPRVSYQCYNFYCYPKGRTNVFSCQGESMRFLADNGFDFNRLFREGLSYANETEEQRYRADLKDRQATRAANILAAAESDLTEEEPKLGEVNDVNMIPVPPEHQQQVDDTAASIEEFLQSDRQELIVGSCNAFQRKLIYQMIEQRYQRKVSTSTVSLENNQKAIKVERKRSTEEEQALDEQRRTRENDDLETNVGLSLVLQELAKARKLIIGHNMLLDLFYVLRQFFKPLPADYQEFKKLTKEYFPLLLDTKYLCTNAEIKVNVNSSVLAHVYDAVSKAPFSIPKVHPELPDYQYSVDDEKKHEAGYDAYLTGLCFLGLVSKFKANLLQLPKDPNLKHYLNRIFITRLTDVNYIYLNGKEPTQTREHIFYATFPETWRTGDIQNKFKPFGPVHVSWLDNTSAFVALHNRSAASSVLKMIGYHSGFKVYNFAQFTQMKLQRPGAKRGRNGSSSAGPGEDAGVRSAQPVNQRPSGEEKGQKEGQKIERPQTITTAAKRKGTDEATPPTNEADKDATAAKDDEHDNDEDNGGGWRTVKKARKTFTDNNDW; encoded by the exons aTGGATATCACCAAGCAAA ATTTCCTCGAGCAACTCCCGTCTATAAGGGAAGCGATACAGAATGCAACGTTCTTTGCGATGGACTGTGAGTTCACTGGACTTGCCTCGGATCGTACCATTTTCCCCTTCGATACGCCGGAAGAAGTGTATCTGAAGATGGTGGAAAACAGCCCCCCGTACATCATCGTACAGTTCGGGCTGTGTGCGTTCCGGGTGGAACCGCCcggcgaggaggaggagaacgaGAAGAAGGATGGTCAACCGCGCGTATCCTACCAGTGTTACAACTTCTACTGCTATCCCAAGGGCCGCACGAATGTGTTCAGCTGTCAGGGCGAGAGTATGCGCTTCCTCGCCGACAATGGGTTCGACTTTAATCGTCTCTTCCGCGAAGGACTTTCGTACGCCAACGAAACGGAGGAGCAACGCTATCGGGCGGATTTGAAAGACCGGCAAGCTACGCGGGCGGCCAACATTCTCGCTGCGGCGGAGAGTGACCTGACGGAGGAAGAACCGAAGTTGGGGGAAGTGAACGATGTCAACATGATACCGGTGCCTCCCGAACACCAGCAACAGGTGGACGATACGGCGGCCAGTATTGAGGAGTTTTTGCAGTCCGATCGGCAGGAGCTGATCGTCGGGAGTTGCAATGCGTTCCAGCGGAAGCTCATCTATCAGATGATCGAGCAACGGTACCAGCGAAAGGTGTCCACTTCGACGGTTTCGCTCGAGAACAACCAGAAAGCGATCAAGGTGGAACGGAAACGTTCGACGGAAGAGGAGCAGGCGCTGGATGAGCAGCGGCGAACGCGCGAGAACGACGATCTCGAGACGAACGTAGGGTTGTCGCTGGTGCTGCAGGAGCTGGCAAAGGCACGGAAACTAATCATTGGCCACAATATGCTACTGGATTTGTTCTACGTGCTGCGCCAATTCTTTAAACCACTGCCGGCGGACTATCAAGAGTTTAAGAAGCTGACGAAGGAATATTTCCCACT CCTTCTAGATACCAAGTATCTATGCACGAATGCGGAGATTAAGGTGAATGTCAACTCCTCCGTACTAGCACACGTGTACGATGCGGTAAGCAAGGCACCATTCTCGATCCCTAAGGTGCATCCCGAGCTGCCGGATTATCAGTACAGCGTGGATGACGAGAAAAAGCACGAAGCAGGCTACGATGCTTACCTTACGGGGTTATGTTTCTTGGGGCTGGTTAGCAAATTCAAAGCTAATCTGCTGCAACTTCCCAAAGATCCCAACTTGAAACACTATCTAAACAG AATTTTCATCACTCGCCTAACCGACGTGAACTATATTTATTTGAACGGGAAAGAAC CCACACAAACGCGGGAACATATCTTCTACGCAACGTTCCCAGAAACCTGGCGCACCGGGGACATCCAGAACAAGTTCAAACCGTTCGGCCCCGTGCACGTTAGCTGGCTGGACAATACGTCCGCGTTTGTGGCATTGCACAACCGTAGTGCCGCGAGCTCGGTGCTGAAAATGATCGGCTATCACTCCGGCTTCAAAGTGTACAACTTTGCACAATTTACGCAAATGAAACTGCAA CGCCCTGGAGCTAAACGAGGACGAAACGGTTCGAGTAGTGCTGGCCCCGGAGAAGATGCAGGAGTTCGAAGCGCACAACCAGTCAATCAACGGCCGAGCGGGGaagaaaaaggacaaaaagaAGGCCAAAAAATAGAGCGTCCGCAAACGATCACCACTGCCGCCAAGCGGAAGGGTACGGATGAGGCAACGCCGCCTACGAACGAGGCGGACAAGGATGCTACTGCTGCCAAGGACGACGAGCACGACAACGACGAAGACAACGGTGGCGGCTGGAGAACGGTTAAAAAGGCGCGCAAAACATTCACCGATAATAACGATTGGTAG
- the LOC1269783 gene encoding poly(A)-specific ribonuclease PARN isoform X3: MDITKQNFLEQLPSIREAIQNATFFAMDCEFTGLASDRTIFPFDTPEEVYLKMVENSPPYIIVQFGLCAFRVEPPGEEEENEKKDGQPRVSYQCYNFYCYPKGRTNVFSCQGESMRFLADNGFDFNRLFREGLSYANETEEQRYRADLKDRQATRAANILAAAESDLTEEEPKLGEVNDVNMIPVPPEHQQQVDDTAASIEEFLQSDRQELIVGSCNAFQRKLIYQMIEQRYQRKVSTSTVSLENNQKAIKVERKRSTEEEQALDEQRRTRENDDLETNVGLSLVLQELAKARKLIIGHNMLLDLFYVLRQFFKPLPADYQEFKKLTKEYFPLLLDTKYLCTNAEIKVNVNSSVLAHVYDAVSKAPFSIPKVHPELPDYQYSVDDEKKHEAGYDAYLTGLCFLGLVSKFKANLLQLPKDPNLKHYLNRIFITRLTDVNYIYLNGKEPTQTREHIFYATFPETWRTGDIQNKFKPFGPVHVSWLDNTSAFVALHNRSAASSVLKMIGYHSGFKVYNFAQFTQMKLALELNEDETVRVVLAPEKMQEFEAHNQSINGRAGKKKDKKKAKK, encoded by the exons aTGGATATCACCAAGCAAA ATTTCCTCGAGCAACTCCCGTCTATAAGGGAAGCGATACAGAATGCAACGTTCTTTGCGATGGACTGTGAGTTCACTGGACTTGCCTCGGATCGTACCATTTTCCCCTTCGATACGCCGGAAGAAGTGTATCTGAAGATGGTGGAAAACAGCCCCCCGTACATCATCGTACAGTTCGGGCTGTGTGCGTTCCGGGTGGAACCGCCcggcgaggaggaggagaacgaGAAGAAGGATGGTCAACCGCGCGTATCCTACCAGTGTTACAACTTCTACTGCTATCCCAAGGGCCGCACGAATGTGTTCAGCTGTCAGGGCGAGAGTATGCGCTTCCTCGCCGACAATGGGTTCGACTTTAATCGTCTCTTCCGCGAAGGACTTTCGTACGCCAACGAAACGGAGGAGCAACGCTATCGGGCGGATTTGAAAGACCGGCAAGCTACGCGGGCGGCCAACATTCTCGCTGCGGCGGAGAGTGACCTGACGGAGGAAGAACCGAAGTTGGGGGAAGTGAACGATGTCAACATGATACCGGTGCCTCCCGAACACCAGCAACAGGTGGACGATACGGCGGCCAGTATTGAGGAGTTTTTGCAGTCCGATCGGCAGGAGCTGATCGTCGGGAGTTGCAATGCGTTCCAGCGGAAGCTCATCTATCAGATGATCGAGCAACGGTACCAGCGAAAGGTGTCCACTTCGACGGTTTCGCTCGAGAACAACCAGAAAGCGATCAAGGTGGAACGGAAACGTTCGACGGAAGAGGAGCAGGCGCTGGATGAGCAGCGGCGAACGCGCGAGAACGACGATCTCGAGACGAACGTAGGGTTGTCGCTGGTGCTGCAGGAGCTGGCAAAGGCACGGAAACTAATCATTGGCCACAATATGCTACTGGATTTGTTCTACGTGCTGCGCCAATTCTTTAAACCACTGCCGGCGGACTATCAAGAGTTTAAGAAGCTGACGAAGGAATATTTCCCACT CCTTCTAGATACCAAGTATCTATGCACGAATGCGGAGATTAAGGTGAATGTCAACTCCTCCGTACTAGCACACGTGTACGATGCGGTAAGCAAGGCACCATTCTCGATCCCTAAGGTGCATCCCGAGCTGCCGGATTATCAGTACAGCGTGGATGACGAGAAAAAGCACGAAGCAGGCTACGATGCTTACCTTACGGGGTTATGTTTCTTGGGGCTGGTTAGCAAATTCAAAGCTAATCTGCTGCAACTTCCCAAAGATCCCAACTTGAAACACTATCTAAACAG AATTTTCATCACTCGCCTAACCGACGTGAACTATATTTATTTGAACGGGAAAGAAC CCACACAAACGCGGGAACATATCTTCTACGCAACGTTCCCAGAAACCTGGCGCACCGGGGACATCCAGAACAAGTTCAAACCGTTCGGCCCCGTGCACGTTAGCTGGCTGGACAATACGTCCGCGTTTGTGGCATTGCACAACCGTAGTGCCGCGAGCTCGGTGCTGAAAATGATCGGCTATCACTCCGGCTTCAAAGTGTACAACTTTGCACAATTTACGCAAATGAAACT CGCCCTGGAGCTAAACGAGGACGAAACGGTTCGAGTAGTGCTGGCCCCGGAGAAGATGCAGGAGTTCGAAGCGCACAACCAGTCAATCAACGGCCGAGCGGGGaagaaaaaggacaaaaagaAGGCCAAAAAATAG
- the LOC1269783 gene encoding poly(A)-specific ribonuclease PARN isoform X1, giving the protein MDITKQNFLEQLPSIREAIQNATFFAMDCEFTGLASDRTIFPFDTPEEVYLKMVENSPPYIIVQFGLCAFRVEPPGEEEENEKKDGQPRVSYQCYNFYCYPKGRTNVFSCQGESMRFLADNGFDFNRLFREGLSYANETEEQRYRADLKDRQATRAANILAAAESDLTEEEPKLGEVNDVNMIPVPPEHQQQVDDTAASIEEFLQSDRQELIVGSCNAFQRKLIYQMIEQRYQRKVSTSTVSLENNQKAIKVERKRSTEEEQALDEQRRTRENDDLETNVGLSLVLQELAKARKLIIGHNMLLDLFYVLRQFFKPLPADYQEFKKLTKEYFPLLLDTKYLCTNAEIKVNVNSSVLAHVYDAVSKAPFSIPKVHPELPDYQYSVDDEKKHEAGYDAYLTGLCFLGLVSKFKANLLQLPKDPNLKHYLNRIFITRLTDVNYIYLNGKEPTQTREHIFYATFPETWRTGDIQNKFKPFGPVHVSWLDNTSAFVALHNRSAASSVLKMIGYHSGFKVYNFAQFTQMKLQVYMPSSFAIHITLKPFLSTHVHAGCNLSFPLLFVLLQRPGAKRGRNGSSSAGPGEDAGVRSAQPVNQRPSGEEKGQKEGQKIERPQTITTAAKRKGTDEATPPTNEADKDATAAKDDEHDNDEDNGGGWRTVKKARKTFTDNNDW; this is encoded by the exons aTGGATATCACCAAGCAAA ATTTCCTCGAGCAACTCCCGTCTATAAGGGAAGCGATACAGAATGCAACGTTCTTTGCGATGGACTGTGAGTTCACTGGACTTGCCTCGGATCGTACCATTTTCCCCTTCGATACGCCGGAAGAAGTGTATCTGAAGATGGTGGAAAACAGCCCCCCGTACATCATCGTACAGTTCGGGCTGTGTGCGTTCCGGGTGGAACCGCCcggcgaggaggaggagaacgaGAAGAAGGATGGTCAACCGCGCGTATCCTACCAGTGTTACAACTTCTACTGCTATCCCAAGGGCCGCACGAATGTGTTCAGCTGTCAGGGCGAGAGTATGCGCTTCCTCGCCGACAATGGGTTCGACTTTAATCGTCTCTTCCGCGAAGGACTTTCGTACGCCAACGAAACGGAGGAGCAACGCTATCGGGCGGATTTGAAAGACCGGCAAGCTACGCGGGCGGCCAACATTCTCGCTGCGGCGGAGAGTGACCTGACGGAGGAAGAACCGAAGTTGGGGGAAGTGAACGATGTCAACATGATACCGGTGCCTCCCGAACACCAGCAACAGGTGGACGATACGGCGGCCAGTATTGAGGAGTTTTTGCAGTCCGATCGGCAGGAGCTGATCGTCGGGAGTTGCAATGCGTTCCAGCGGAAGCTCATCTATCAGATGATCGAGCAACGGTACCAGCGAAAGGTGTCCACTTCGACGGTTTCGCTCGAGAACAACCAGAAAGCGATCAAGGTGGAACGGAAACGTTCGACGGAAGAGGAGCAGGCGCTGGATGAGCAGCGGCGAACGCGCGAGAACGACGATCTCGAGACGAACGTAGGGTTGTCGCTGGTGCTGCAGGAGCTGGCAAAGGCACGGAAACTAATCATTGGCCACAATATGCTACTGGATTTGTTCTACGTGCTGCGCCAATTCTTTAAACCACTGCCGGCGGACTATCAAGAGTTTAAGAAGCTGACGAAGGAATATTTCCCACT CCTTCTAGATACCAAGTATCTATGCACGAATGCGGAGATTAAGGTGAATGTCAACTCCTCCGTACTAGCACACGTGTACGATGCGGTAAGCAAGGCACCATTCTCGATCCCTAAGGTGCATCCCGAGCTGCCGGATTATCAGTACAGCGTGGATGACGAGAAAAAGCACGAAGCAGGCTACGATGCTTACCTTACGGGGTTATGTTTCTTGGGGCTGGTTAGCAAATTCAAAGCTAATCTGCTGCAACTTCCCAAAGATCCCAACTTGAAACACTATCTAAACAG AATTTTCATCACTCGCCTAACCGACGTGAACTATATTTATTTGAACGGGAAAGAAC CCACACAAACGCGGGAACATATCTTCTACGCAACGTTCCCAGAAACCTGGCGCACCGGGGACATCCAGAACAAGTTCAAACCGTTCGGCCCCGTGCACGTTAGCTGGCTGGACAATACGTCCGCGTTTGTGGCATTGCACAACCGTAGTGCCGCGAGCTCGGTGCTGAAAATGATCGGCTATCACTCCGGCTTCAAAGTGTACAACTTTGCACAATTTACGCAAATGAAACTGCAAGTATATATGCCTTCCTCTTTTGCTATACACATTACTTTGAAACCTTTCCTATCCACGCATGTACATGCTGGGTGTAATTTATCTTTTCCGTTGCTTTTTGTACTTCTGCAGCGCCCTGGAGCTAAACGAGGACGAAACGGTTCGAGTAGTGCTGGCCCCGGAGAAGATGCAGGAGTTCGAAGCGCACAACCAGTCAATCAACGGCCGAGCGGGGaagaaaaaggacaaaaagaAGGCCAAAAAATAGAGCGTCCGCAAACGATCACCACTGCCGCCAAGCGGAAGGGTACGGATGAGGCAACGCCGCCTACGAACGAGGCGGACAAGGATGCTACTGCTGCCAAGGACGACGAGCACGACAACGACGAAGACAACGGTGGCGGCTGGAGAACGGTTAAAAAGGCGCGCAAAACATTCACCGATAATAACGATTGGTAG
- the LOC1269782 gene encoding venom acid phosphatase Acph-1 produces MYYLSRRVLIMLTCSVLITTIVFFTAYGVYGAPSSAEDLSHEAGDAELLDHLGRRPGLELKQVHVFFRHGQRTPADTYPKDPYVNFTFEPYDWGQLTNKGKYSVYEQIGLWLRERYGRFVGATYRAKNVHVQTTGVSRTQMSMQLVLAGLFPPQGTALQWNRRLDWQPIPYFSEPLSQDTLLLVRVSCPRYTETVQESFQMPEIKALMNANKQLYENLTRITGLTIATPDDVQSLFSTLKAESEFGLKLPAWTKEYYPHKLLPLTKKSYALNVYTDEMKRLKGGPFLRKTLNEWEALIANPTGSHKKILLYAGHDSTVVNILSALKVWDETVLPDYGVMGVLELYRDVSTGQYSVTVGQKQLGQPLQRLAIPGCTEVCPIEKLKTVLKTTIPTDWKKDCVAKDPTVVEPPPSGP; encoded by the exons ATGTATTATTTGAGCCGCCGCGTGCTAATCATGCTGACGTGCAGTGTGCTGATCACGACGATCGTCTTCTTTACCGCCTACGGCGTGTACGGTGCTCCCTCGTCCGCGGAGGACCTTTCGCACGAGGCCGGCGATGCGGAGCTGCTGGACCATCTGGGGCGTCGGCCCGGCCTGGAGCTGAAGCAGGTGCATGTG TTTTTCCGCCACGGACAGCGTACCCCGGCCGACACCTATCCGAAAGATCCGTACGTGAACTTTACCTTCGAACCGTACGACTGGGGACAGCTGACGAAT AAAGGCAAATACTCAGTCTACGAACAGATCGGTCTTTGGCTTCGCGAGCGCTATGGCCGCTTTGTCGGTGCGACCTACCGTGCCAAGAACGTGCACGTCCAAACGACCGGTGTCTCGCGCACCCAGATGTCGATGCAGCTCGTGCTGGCTGGGTTGTTCCCGCCGCAAGGTACGGCACTCCAGTGGAACCGACGGCTCGATTGGCAACCGATACCGTACTTCAGTGAGCCGCTGAGTCAAGATACG CTTCTGCTAGTTCGCGTGTCCTGCCCGAGGTACACCGAAACCGTGCAGGAATCGTTCCAGATGCCGGAAATTAAAGCTCTTATGAACGCTAACAAACAGCTGTATGAGAATCTCACGCGCATCACGGGCCTCACGAtagcgactccggacgacgtACAGTCGCTCTTCAGTACGCTAAAAGCGGAG TCGGAGTTTGGGCTGAAGCTACCCGCCTGGACGAAGGAATACTACCCGCAcaagctgctgccgctgaCGAAGAAAAGCTACGCCCTGAACGTCTACACCGACGAGATGAAACGGCTTAAGGGTGGTCCGTTCCTGCGGAAAACGCTCAACGAATGGGAAGCACTTATCGCCAACCCGACCGGTTCGCACAAAAAGATCCTCCTGTACGCCGGTCACGACTCGACGGTGGTTAACATTCTGTCCGCACTGAAGGTTTGGGACGAGACGGTGCTGCCCGATTACGGTGTGATGGGTGTGCTGGAGCTGTACCGTGATGTCAGCACCGGACAGTACAGTGTTACCGTGGGCCAGAAGCAGCTCGGACAGCCGCTGCAACGACTCGCGATCCCTGGCTGCACGGAGGTGTGTCCGATTGAGAAGCTAAAGACGGTGCTGAAGACGACCATCCCAACCGACTGGAAGAAGGACTGTGTGGCGAAAGATCCCACCGTCGTTGAACCGCCACCGTCCGGCCCTTAG
- the LOC5667039 gene encoding uncharacterized protein LOC5667039, with product MNMLEANMRKVSDSLNSTVRLAAEFGDESLKDLKLYTSLVEKLCEIDSKMNTHRKALAESYAEQTVECFDQRYETSIDRKKPQVRGHKRYKDFVQYAKPLLNPSLQGQPSQNDNDDDDDGDLVMEADVGNMVDPISKRPLEVPVRNKQCNHVYEKSVIENLLKQNPRTRCPVMGCAAQGYVQQHLLEVDVRLQQQLIQTRSVFT from the exons ATGAACATGCTTGAAGCCAACATGCGTAAGGTTAGCGACAGCCTGAACAGCACCGTCCGATTGGCGGCAGAGTTTGGTGATGAAT CATTAAAAGATTTAAAGCTTTATACCAGTCTGGTGGAAAAGCTGTGCGAAATTGACAGCAAAATGAACACCCACCGGAAGGCGCTAGCGGAATCCTACGCAGAGCAAACCGTGGAATGCTTCGACCAG CGCTATGAAACGAGTATAGATCGGAAGAAACCCCAGGTCCGGGGGCACAAACGCTACAAGGACTTTGTGCAGTACGCCAAACCGCTGCTCAATCCATCGCTGCAAGGCCAGCCCTCCCAAAACGacaatgacgatgatgatgatggcgatttGGTGATGGAGGCCGATGTGGGCAATATGGTCGACCCGATCTCGAAGCGCCCGCTGGAGGTGCCGGTGCGCAACAAGCAGTGCAATCACGTGTACGAAAAGAGCGTCATCGAGAATCTGTTGAAGCAGAACCCGCGTACCCGCTGCCCGGTGATGGGCTGCGCAGCGCAAGGATACGTTCAGCAGCATTTGCTAGAGGTTGACGTTagattgcagcagcagctcattcAAACCCGGTCGGTGTTTACCTAA
- the LOC1269779 gene encoding elongation factor 1-alpha yields MGKEKTHINIVVIGHVDSGKSTTTGHLIYKCGGIDKRTIEKFEKEAQEMGKGSFKYAWVLDKLKAERERGITIDIALWKFETSKYYVTIIDAPGHRDFIKNMITGTSQADCAVLIVAAGTGEFEAGISKNGQTREHALLAFTLGVKQLIVGVNKMDSTEPPYNEARFEEIKKEVSSYIKKIGYNPAAVAFVPISGWHGDNMLEPSTKMPWFKGWAIERKEGKADGKCLIEALDAILPPSRPTDKPLRLPLQDVYKIGGIGTVPVGRVETGVLKPGTVVVFAPVNLTTEVKSVEMHHEALQEAVPGDNVGFNVKNVSVKELRRGYVAGDSKNAPPKGAADFTAQVIVLNHPGQISNGYTPVLDCHTAHIACKFSEIKEKVDRRSGKSTEDNPKFIKSGDAAIVILVPSKPLCVESFQEFPPLGRFAVRDMRQTVAVGVIKAVSFKDAAGGKVTKAAEKATKGKK; encoded by the coding sequence ATGGGTAAGGAGAAGACTCATATTAACATCGTCGTCATCGGACACGTCGACTCTGGCAAGTCGACCACCACCGGCCATTTGATCTACAAATGCGGCGGTATCGACAAGCGTACGATTGAGAAGTTCGAGAAGGAAGCTCAGGAGATGGGCAAGGGCTCGTTCAAGTACGCATGGGTGCTGGACAAGCTGAAGGCCGAGCGCGAGCGTGGTATCACCATCGATATTGCGCTGTGGAAGTTCGAAACCTCCAAGTACTACGTCACCATCATCGACGCCCCCGGACATCGTGATTTCATCAAGAACATGATCACGGGAACGTCGCAGGCCGATTGTGCCGTGCTGATCGTCGCCGCCGGTACCGGCGAGTTCGAGGCCGGTATCTCGAAGAACGGACAGACCCGCGAGCACGCCCTGCTTGCCTTCACCCTCGGCGTGAAGCAGCTGATTGTCGGCGTCAACAAGATGGACTCGACCGAGCCGCCGTACAACGAGGCCCGCTTCGAGGAAATCAAGAAGGAGGTGTCGTCGTACATCAAGAAGATCGGCTACAACCCGGCCGCCGTCGCGTTCGTCCCGATCTCGGGCTGGCACGGCGACAACATGCTGGAACCGTCCACCAAGATGCCGTGGTTCAAGGGATGGGCCATCGAGCGCAAGGAGGGTAAGGCCGACGGCAAGTGCCTGATCGAGGCCCTTGACGCCATCCTGCCCCCGAGCCGCCCGACCGACAAGCCGCTGCGTCTGCCGCTGCAGGACGTGTACAAAATCGGCGGTATCGGAACGGTACCGGTCGGCCGTGTGGAAACCGGTGTGCTGAAGCCCGGTACCGTGGTCGTGTTCGCCCCGGTGAACCTCACCACTGAAGTTAAGTCGGTGGAGATGCACCACGAAGCCCTGCAGGAGGCCGTGCCCGGAGACAACGTTGGCTTCAACGTCAAGAACGTGTCGGTGAAGGAGCTGCGTCGTGGCTACGTCGCCGGTGACTCGAAGAACGCCCCGCCCAAGGGCGCCGCCGACTTCACTGCCCAGGTCATCGTGCTGAACCACCCGGGACAGATCAGCAACGGATACACCCCGGTGCTGGATTGCCACACCGCTCACATTGCGTGCAAGTTCTCCGAGATCAAGGAGAAGGTCGATCGTCGTTCCGGCAAGTCGACCGAGGACAACCCCAAGTTCATCAAGTCGGGCGATGCCGCCATCGTCATCCTGGTGCCGTCGAAGCCGCTGTGCGTCGAGTCCTTCCAGGAGTTCCCGCCGCTCGGCCGCTTCGCCGTGCGTGACATGCGACAGACCGTCGCCGTCGGTGTCATCAAGGCAGTCAGCTTCAAGGATGCTGCCGGTGGCAAGGTCACCAAGGCCGCTGAGAAGGCCACCAAGGGCAAGAAATAG